The proteins below come from a single Dermatophilaceae bacterium Soc4.6 genomic window:
- a CDS encoding RDD family protein: MFHEGRTGQSWGKKITNICLVGEQSGKPVGAGLAFGRELCHVLDGFAYLGCLWPLWDAKRQTFADKICTTVVIRVAPSR; encoded by the coding sequence ATCTTCCATGAGGGCCGCACCGGGCAGTCGTGGGGCAAGAAGATCACCAACATCTGCCTGGTCGGCGAGCAGAGCGGCAAGCCCGTCGGAGCCGGTCTGGCTTTCGGTCGCGAGCTCTGCCACGTGCTCGACGGATTCGCCTACCTCGGCTGTCTCTGGCCGCTGTGGGACGCCAAGCGTCAGACCTTTGCCGACAAGATCTGCACCACCGTCGTGATCCGGGTCGCGCCGAGCCGCTGA